One Chryseobacterium indoltheticum DNA segment encodes these proteins:
- the idi gene encoding isopentenyl-diphosphate Delta-isomerase produces MEEFIVLVNPEDEVLGLMEKQQAHINGLLHRAFSVFLFNENGEMLLQKRAANKYHSPQQWTNAVCSHPRIEETYLEGAKRRLKEELGIDAELSEKFHFIYKADVGGGLWEHELDHVFSGTYNSDFSLNTDEVEEVRYISPEDLDKEISEHPEQFTEWFKIILEEYKHHF; encoded by the coding sequence ATGGAAGAATTCATCGTATTAGTAAATCCCGAGGATGAAGTATTAGGTTTAATGGAAAAACAGCAGGCTCATATTAATGGTTTGCTCCATCGTGCTTTTTCCGTTTTTTTATTTAATGAAAACGGTGAAATGCTTTTGCAGAAACGTGCTGCCAACAAATATCATTCTCCTCAACAATGGACCAATGCCGTTTGCTCTCATCCCAGAATTGAAGAAACGTATCTTGAAGGTGCAAAAAGAAGGCTGAAAGAAGAATTAGGAATTGATGCTGAGCTTTCAGAAAAATTTCATTTTATCTATAAAGCAGACGTTGGAGGCGGACTTTGGGAGCACGAGCTCGATCATGTTTTCAGCGGAACTTACAATTCAGATTTTAGTCTGAATACAGATGAAGTGGAAGAAGTGCGCTATATTTCACCTGAAGATTTAGATAAAGAAATTTCGGAACATCCCGAGCAATTTACAGAATGGTTTAAAATTATTCTGGAAGAATATAAACATCATTTTTAA